The Bubalus bubalis isolate 160015118507 breed Murrah chromosome 16, NDDB_SH_1, whole genome shotgun sequence genome window below encodes:
- the LOC123329586 gene encoding olfactory receptor 5M1-like, translating to MSSPNHTAVTEFILLGLTDDPVLQKALFGVFLVIYLVTLAGNLAMIVLIRTNPHLQTPMYFFLSHLSFVDLCHSSNITPNMLHNFLSDQKTISYAGCFTQCLVFIALVITEFYLLASMALDRYVAICSPLYYSTRMSKDICIFLVTVPYTCGFFSGLSQALLTFHLSFCDSLEINHFYCADPPLIMLACSDTYVKKMAMFVVAGFTLSSSLFIILLSYVFIVASILAIRSVEGRHKAFSTCGSHLTIVILFYGTLFCMYLRPPTEKSVKESKIFAVFYSFLSPMLNPLIYSMRNKDVIQAMQQMIKRNLS from the coding sequence ATGTCTTCCCCTAACCACACTGCAGTGACTGAATTCATTCTCCTGGGACTCACAGATGACCCAGTGCTACAGAAGGCCCTGTTTGGGGTGTTCCTGGTGATCTACCTAGTCACACTGGCAGGGAATCTGGCCATGATTGTGCTGATCAGGACGAATCCCCACCTCCagacccccatgtacttcttcctcagccaCCTCTCCTTTGTAGACCTTTGCCATTCCTCCAATATTACTCCAAATATGCTGCACAATTTCCTCTCAGACCAGAAGACCATCTCCTATGCTGGATGCTTCACACAGTGTCTTGTCTTCATTGCCCTGGTGATCACtgagttttatctccttgcttcAATGGCCTTGGACCGCTATGTAGCCATCTGCAGCCCTCTATATTACAGCACCAGGATGTCCAAGGACATTTGCATCTTTCTAGTCACAGTCCCTTATACTTGTGGATTCTTCAGTGGTCTCTCTCAGGCACTGCTGACCTTTcacttgtccttctgtgactcCCTTGAGATCAACCATTTCTACTGTGCTGATCCTCCTCTGATAATGTTGGCCTGCTCTGACACCTATGTAAAAAAGATGGCAATGTTTGTGGTTGCTGGTTTTACTCTCTCGAGCTCTTTGTTCATCATTCTCCTGTCTTATGTTTTCATCGTTGCATCTATCTTGGCGATCCGTTCTGTGGAAGGCAGGCACAAAGCCTTTTCTACCTGTGGTTCCCACCTGACAATAGTCATTCTATTTTATGGAACCCTCTTCTGCATGTACTTGAGGCCTCCAACTGAGAAGTCTGTAAAGGAGTCCAAAATATTTGCagtcttttatagttttttgagCCCAATGTTGAACCCATTGATCTACAGTATGAGGAACAAGGATGTGATCCAAGCCATGCAGCAAATGATTAAGAGAAATCTTTCATAA
- the LOC112579426 gene encoding olfactory receptor 5AP2, producing MVRYTKEMQTRNQTEVTEFILLGLSDNSELQVVLFGLFLLIYVATMVGNLGVIVLIKMDPCLHTPMYFFLSSLSFVDASYSSSVTPKMLVNLVAESKAISFNGCAAQFYFFGSFLGTECFLLATMAYDRYVAIWNPLLYPVLMSGRICFLLVATSFLAGFGNAAIHTGMTFKLSFCGSNKINHFYCDTPALLKLSCSDTHINGIVIMAFSSVNVVGCVMIILTSYLCILVAILRMPSLEGRHRAFSTCASHLMAVTIFFGTILFMYLRPKTSYSMEQDKIVSVFYTVVIPMLNPLIYSLKNKDVKGALKKILQQQIM from the coding sequence ATGGTCAGATATACAAAAGAGAtgcaaaccaggaatcaaacagaaGTGACCGAATTTATCCTCTTAGGACTCTCAGACAATTCAGAGCTACAGGTCGTCCTCTTTGGATTATTTCTGTTGATCTATGTGGCAACCATGGTGGGTAATTTGGGGGTGATTGTGTTAATTAAGATGGATCCTTgtctccacacccccatgtacttttttCTCAGCAGTCTCTCCTTTGTTGATGCCTCTTACTCTTCTTCTGTCACTCCTAAGATGCTGGTGAACCTTGTGGCTGAGAGCAAGGCCATTTCTTTTAATGGGTGTGCTGCCCAGTTCTATTTCTTTGGCTCCTTCCTGGGGACTGAGTGCTTCTTGTTAGCTACGATGGCATATGACCGCTACGTAGCCATTTGGAACCCTTTGCTGTATCCAGTTCTCATGTCTGGGAGAATTTGCTTCTTGCTAGTGGCTACCTCGTTCCTAGCAGGTTTTGGAAATGCAGCCATACACACAGGAATGACTTTCAAGTTGTCCTTTTGTGGCTCCAATAAGATCAATCATTTCTACTGTGATACACCAGCTCTGCTCAAACTCTCTTGCTCTGATACCCACATCAATGGCATCGTGATCATGGCTTTCTCCAGCGTTAATGTCGTCGGCTGTGTTATGATCATCCTCACTTCCTACCTATGCATCCTCGTTGCCATCTTGAGGATGCCCTCCTTGGAGGGCAGGCACagagccttctccacctgtgcctcTCACCTCATGGCCGTCACCATATTCTTTGGCACAATTCTCTTCATGTACTTGCGTCCTAAGACTAGCTACTCAATGGAGCAGGACAAGATTGTCTCTGTCTTTTATACGGTCGTGATCCCTATGCTAAATCCCCTCATCTACAGTTTGAAAAATAAGGATGTGAAAGGGGCCTTAAAGAAGATCTTACAGCAACAGATAATGTGA